The following are from one region of the Halobellus limi genome:
- a CDS encoding 6-pyruvoyl trahydropterin synthase family protein, with the protein MTRTDADDGYELTVTRSFIAQHYLTVPDPGPEGVVHSHQFTVELRFSGPTLGEYGYLVDIDAVDALLDDLEARYRDALLNDLPEFEGLNPSIEHFARLFGDRVVEALADPNPTGLTVRIWEDDVSWASHSRRLGE; encoded by the coding sequence ATGACACGGACCGACGCCGACGACGGGTACGAACTGACCGTCACGAGATCGTTCATCGCACAGCACTACCTGACAGTCCCCGACCCCGGCCCCGAGGGAGTCGTCCACAGCCACCAGTTCACGGTCGAACTGCGGTTTTCGGGGCCGACCCTCGGCGAGTACGGGTACCTCGTCGACATCGACGCCGTCGACGCGCTCCTCGACGACCTCGAGGCCCGCTACCGCGACGCGCTGCTCAACGACCTCCCCGAGTTCGAGGGGCTCAACCCGAGCATCGAGCACTTCGCCCGACTGTTCGGCGACCGCGTGGTCGAGGCGCTGGCCGATCCCAACCCGACGGGGCTGACCGTCCGGATCTGGGAGGACGACGTCTCCTGGGCCAGCCACAGCCGCCGGCTCGGGGAATGA